The following proteins are co-located in the Paenibacillus sp. FSL H8-0079 genome:
- a CDS encoding serine hydrolase domain-containing protein: MQIDRRYHGLNKIIVGVLVLALIIVTCAVPVYAEVENVETTPSRIALSSLEETIDSYVATNQKNTAAVSVVAIKNGETVVNKAYGYADLEQQRKADISTVFEWGSTSKLLVWTSMMQLVEQGKLDLHTDIQEYLPEGFLKKLEYDAPITLLNLMHHNSGWEDILIDLWYSSEKDILDLEEALQKFEPRQIDKPESVVAYSNYGTAMAAYIVEVQSGQPFYKYVNEHIFKPLNMRDTSIHPSQYDNLNVLKRRNEIQGYTTNLKLIPKNRAYISLYPAGGAIGTAEDAAKFLAALMPVDGSNLLFENNATLDEMLSTSLYYDGTSTPRIAHGFFEVEYWVPALEHAGSTAGFSSRFVFDRESNFGLVVMTNQSNEMAYSVGLVQKVFGSSFSTNSIESESGGYYLPARRVVSGFTKAYSMLSLQNYTTFDLSNFANVVERNGTVEKVSMSYNDFLPVSNLTINGIKASFIALAVAMLLSMRATIGYFIRLSKYKLKNWERPGTGFDKYHIAINIASLALILNTILLFMRALGFAPYSSLRIHLTLNLVYVILAVAYLVLMFYKLMKRSYSKKQKAVYIMSGISAFLFAAFIVGWDLYF, from the coding sequence ATGCAGATTGATCGAAGATATCACGGTCTTAATAAAATAATCGTTGGTGTTCTGGTACTCGCATTAATTATTGTGACGTGTGCTGTACCTGTGTACGCTGAGGTAGAGAATGTGGAGACAACGCCCTCCAGGATTGCGTTGTCTTCGCTAGAGGAAACGATTGATTCATATGTAGCCACTAATCAGAAGAACACCGCCGCCGTTTCGGTTGTAGCTATCAAGAACGGTGAGACTGTTGTGAATAAGGCCTATGGATACGCAGATCTTGAGCAACAGAGAAAGGCAGACATCTCTACTGTATTTGAATGGGGTTCAACCTCTAAACTATTAGTCTGGACGAGTATGATGCAACTTGTCGAGCAGGGAAAGCTTGATTTGCATACCGATATTCAGGAATATTTGCCGGAAGGTTTTCTAAAGAAGCTTGAATACGATGCTCCCATTACCCTATTGAACCTTATGCATCATAATTCAGGATGGGAGGATATATTGATCGATTTATGGTATTCATCCGAGAAAGACATCTTGGATTTAGAAGAAGCTTTACAAAAATTTGAACCAAGGCAGATCGATAAACCTGAGAGTGTCGTTGCTTATTCAAATTATGGTACGGCTATGGCTGCTTATATCGTTGAGGTGCAAAGCGGACAACCCTTTTACAAATATGTCAATGAACATATATTTAAACCATTGAATATGAGAGACACTTCGATTCACCCGTCACAGTATGATAATCTAAACGTCTTGAAAAGGAGAAATGAGATTCAAGGCTACACTACGAATCTGAAACTCATTCCTAAGAACAGAGCATACATAAGCTTATACCCTGCAGGGGGCGCCATTGGCACCGCAGAGGATGCAGCTAAATTTCTCGCAGCCTTGATGCCTGTGGATGGTAGCAATTTATTGTTCGAGAACAATGCCACGTTAGACGAGATGCTGTCAACTAGTCTATATTACGATGGGACTTCTACTCCTCGAATTGCGCATGGCTTCTTTGAGGTAGAGTACTGGGTGCCTGCACTAGAACACGCTGGAAGTACGGCGGGATTTTCAAGTAGATTTGTTTTTGATCGGGAGTCTAATTTCGGGTTAGTGGTCATGACAAACCAGTCAAATGAAATGGCTTATAGCGTTGGTCTTGTCCAGAAGGTGTTTGGAAGTAGTTTCAGCACGAATTCTATTGAATCTGAGAGTGGAGGATATTATCTGCCTGCGCGACGGGTCGTTTCCGGCTTTACGAAAGCATATTCGATGTTAAGTCTGCAGAATTATACCACATTTGACCTTAGTAATTTTGCAAATGTTGTTGAGCGTAATGGCACTGTTGAGAAGGTCTCTATGTCTTATAATGACTTTTTGCCCGTATCCAACTTAACGATAAACGGGATCAAAGCATCTTTTATTGCTCTTGCAGTAGCCATGCTACTCAGTATGAGAGCTACAATTGGTTATTTTATTCGGTTATCCAAATACAAATTAAAAAACTGGGAAAGACCAGGTACAGGATTTGATAAGTATCATATTGCCATTAATATTGCCAGTCTGGCATTAATTTTGAATACGATATTATTGTTCATGCGTGCCTTAGGCTTTGCCCCCTATTCTTCATTACGGATACATCTCACCTTAAACCTGGTTTATGTGATTCTAGCTGTGGCGTACCTTGTCTTGATGTTCTATAAACTGATGAAGAGAAGTTACAGTAAAAAGCAAAAGGCGGTATACATCATGTCTGGCATATCTGCTTTCCTATTTGCTGCTTTTATTGTGGGATGGGATTTGTACTTTTAG
- a CDS encoding YCF48-related protein, whose translation MRSQWIKIAQTALLSIGIAALLAACTDSDQPPEAEPPQQQEDAGNTGQTLTVVPPVNSTESADMAKYQIQTRLTDFQLLNDNGGLAWGVTRNALRLYYTQDQGKTWTNISPSENVQFPANPKYGQSIYFVDRTHGWIVREGMGGTDTMVLRTNNGGVSWSLSSLSKTDKVTAISFVSPEKGWILTTVDTAIGKQDKKLYFTEDGGITWNRMSSSDEDGKQETEEISRRGYTTGMTFSDPKHGFLTAIEFGTPKLYVTSDGGENWDTGPSFFDRNKFNGCGNFSVSSPQFFGREAQLAWMSMSCSQGESTTFNGFFTTDGGKSWMLSNFTLNKQTGANRSLSPVFLNASEGWAMQKGITYHTKDAGKTWSSLPASSVLEKILEDYPEIVKIQMVTSKLGWILVENTDAKRSLLLQTVDGGVHWKVL comes from the coding sequence TTGCGTTCGCAATGGATCAAAATCGCGCAGACAGCATTGCTGTCTATAGGTATAGCAGCTTTACTGGCTGCATGCACCGACTCAGATCAACCTCCGGAAGCAGAGCCTCCGCAACAACAGGAGGATGCCGGGAATACAGGGCAGACATTAACCGTCGTTCCCCCTGTCAACAGTACAGAATCTGCGGATATGGCCAAGTACCAAATACAGACCCGGTTGACCGATTTTCAGTTGCTCAATGACAACGGAGGATTGGCATGGGGTGTAACGCGGAATGCGCTGCGACTGTACTATACACAGGACCAGGGAAAGACCTGGACCAATATTTCGCCTTCGGAAAATGTACAATTTCCGGCTAACCCTAAATATGGACAAAGCATTTATTTTGTAGATCGTACGCATGGTTGGATTGTTCGCGAAGGCATGGGTGGAACAGACACCATGGTGCTTCGGACCAACAATGGAGGGGTAAGTTGGAGTCTGTCATCTCTGTCCAAGACGGATAAAGTGACCGCGATCTCCTTTGTATCTCCTGAAAAAGGCTGGATTCTCACCACGGTGGATACCGCTATTGGTAAACAGGACAAGAAACTGTACTTCACCGAGGACGGTGGAATCACTTGGAATCGGATGTCATCCAGTGACGAAGATGGCAAACAGGAAACAGAAGAGATTTCCAGACGTGGATACACAACAGGTATGACCTTCTCAGATCCAAAGCATGGTTTCCTGACCGCGATTGAGTTCGGTACACCGAAGTTGTATGTGACCTCAGACGGCGGAGAGAACTGGGATACAGGACCATCTTTCTTTGATCGAAACAAATTCAACGGGTGTGGTAATTTCAGTGTCAGTTCACCACAATTTTTTGGACGTGAAGCGCAGTTGGCCTGGATGTCCATGTCCTGTTCTCAAGGGGAGAGTACGACATTCAATGGATTCTTCACAACCGATGGCGGAAAGAGCTGGATGCTGTCCAATTTCACTTTAAACAAACAAACGGGTGCGAATCGCAGTCTTTCACCTGTATTCCTGAATGCATCGGAAGGTTGGGCGATGCAAAAGGGTATAACCTACCACACCAAGGATGCAGGCAAAACATGGAGCTCTCTTCCTGCAAGCAGTGTACTGGAAAAAATTCTCGAAGACTATCCGGAGATTGTGAAGATTCAGATGGTTACCTCCAAGCTTGGTTGGATATTGGTTGAAAATACAGATGCCAAAAGATCATTGTTATTGCAAACGGTAGATGGCGGTGTACATTGGAAAGTACTATAA